In Pseudocalidococcus azoricus BACA0444, a single genomic region encodes these proteins:
- a CDS encoding glycoside hydrolase family 5 protein → MAVLKRVTVTILSLLLGLGLSLALVMFQSGDSAHPKAIPSQLPLQQGINLSHWLSQSPVGYSQAHLQSWIDQSDFQWLAQMGFDHVRLPVDPEFLQELQPPYRIKPEHFAVLDQALAWAQQSHLGLVLDLHPNAALPLTSDVAVLDGLSQLWSEIAHRYQAQANFLVYELLNEPQVQDPQAWQRIIEQLVEVIREQDQKHSIIISGPNWGGPEDLLKLRPIADQKAIYTFHFYNPMAFTSQGADWIEGLKQIQGLPYPFDPQRFAQVKATTPDPEAQKWLGWYANDQYNVSRLAQDLQPVQQFQNRYRVPVYCGELGVYQRSALPPDRYRWYQDVITLLKQNRIGYALWDYRGGFGLVDREKHQADQNLLRILQLTQGK, encoded by the coding sequence ATGGCTGTTCTAAAGCGAGTTACTGTTACTATCCTCAGTTTGCTCTTGGGCCTGGGCTTGAGTTTAGCCCTAGTGATGTTTCAGAGTGGAGATTCTGCCCATCCGAAGGCTATCCCTAGTCAATTGCCGTTGCAGCAGGGGATCAATCTTAGTCATTGGCTGTCCCAGTCTCCGGTCGGCTATAGTCAGGCCCATCTGCAATCTTGGATAGATCAATCAGATTTTCAGTGGCTTGCCCAAATGGGGTTTGATCATGTCCGCCTCCCCGTTGATCCGGAGTTTTTGCAGGAATTACAACCGCCCTACCGGATTAAACCGGAACATTTTGCAGTTCTCGATCAAGCTCTGGCCTGGGCCCAGCAATCCCACCTTGGCCTGGTGCTCGACCTTCATCCCAACGCGGCTCTACCTCTGACTTCGGATGTGGCGGTATTGGATGGACTTTCCCAGCTTTGGTCAGAAATTGCTCACCGCTACCAGGCCCAGGCCAATTTTCTCGTCTATGAACTCCTGAATGAGCCTCAAGTCCAAGATCCCCAGGCCTGGCAACGGATTATCGAACAGCTAGTCGAAGTCATTCGCGAACAGGATCAAAAGCATTCGATTATTATTTCTGGCCCCAACTGGGGTGGCCCGGAAGATCTGCTCAAACTGCGTCCTATTGCCGATCAAAAAGCAATTTATACCTTTCATTTTTATAATCCAATGGCCTTTACTAGCCAAGGAGCAGACTGGATTGAGGGTCTAAAACAGATTCAAGGCTTACCCTACCCCTTTGATCCCCAACGTTTCGCCCAAGTCAAAGCCACCACCCCTGACCCAGAAGCCCAAAAATGGCTGGGTTGGTACGCAAACGATCAATACAACGTTTCTCGACTAGCTCAGGATTTACAGCCTGTCCAACAGTTTCAGAACCGCTACCGAGTGCCGGTTTATTGTGGGGAATTGGGGGTTTATCAACGCTCGGCCCTGCCTCCAGATCGGTATCGCTGGTATCAAGATGTGATCACACTGCTAAAGCAAAATCGAATCGGCTATGCCCTTTGGGATTATCGAGGTGGCTTTGGCTTAGTGGATCGAGAAAAACATCAGGCTGACCAAAACTTATTACGGATTTTGCAGCTAACTCAGGGAAAATAG
- a CDS encoding lipopolysaccharide biosynthesis protein translates to MNTLLLKLKQKLSSQFIRNIGWLGAAQVLIRIFRLGTTITTARLLSPEDFGLVAIVLSLDQFIVAFSQFGISEKLAQVEEELLEDYCHTVFWLGWLINISLCLIQCLLAFPLAHFYGDPRLVLPIFILSITYLIRANSIVQGGLVLRENRLNVFAISDAVGNIATNLMTIVLALLGAGYWSLLIPQVLLAPLWVIIINKSRPWQLKQGFSIPYVKDVFNFGYNIFGLQVLSTLRGNIDNLLIGRFLGIEALGMYYFAFNSGLGISLSLLGIFNTALYPHLCAAQGQITELKARYLEGLKTIALVAFPLILLQSSLAHFYIPIIFGQKWIPAIPIVVLICLSALPRPFADAASRLLWAVGKPNIDLGWSVIFSIILTISIVLGLPAGIIGVATSVLLACIIFLPLFTLWASHYVFKSSRVSQA, encoded by the coding sequence TTGAACACGTTACTTTTGAAATTGAAGCAAAAACTTTCTAGTCAATTTATTCGGAATATTGGCTGGTTAGGTGCTGCTCAAGTATTAATTCGAATTTTCCGGCTCGGAACGACGATTACAACCGCCAGACTTTTAAGCCCAGAAGATTTTGGCCTGGTGGCTATTGTCCTCTCTCTTGATCAATTTATTGTTGCCTTTAGCCAGTTTGGGATTAGTGAAAAGTTAGCCCAGGTGGAAGAAGAATTATTAGAAGACTATTGTCATACGGTCTTTTGGCTAGGATGGTTGATCAATATTAGTCTTTGCCTCATACAATGCTTACTAGCTTTTCCCCTGGCTCACTTCTATGGTGATCCTCGCTTAGTTTTGCCGATTTTTATTCTTTCTATTACTTATTTGATTCGAGCCAACTCGATTGTCCAAGGGGGATTGGTTCTACGAGAAAATAGATTGAATGTGTTTGCGATTAGTGATGCCGTTGGGAATATAGCAACTAACTTAATGACTATAGTTCTGGCCCTTTTAGGAGCAGGTTACTGGTCACTTCTGATCCCACAGGTCTTGCTAGCCCCTCTCTGGGTCATCATCATTAACAAAAGTCGGCCATGGCAACTGAAACAGGGCTTTAGTATTCCATATGTTAAGGACGTATTTAATTTTGGATATAATATTTTTGGCTTACAAGTCCTTTCGACATTGAGGGGCAATATAGATAACCTCCTCATTGGTAGATTTCTCGGCATTGAGGCTTTGGGAATGTACTATTTTGCCTTCAACTCTGGCCTGGGGATTAGTCTCAGTCTGTTGGGCATCTTTAATACGGCTTTATACCCTCACCTCTGTGCGGCCCAAGGTCAGATCACTGAGTTAAAGGCACGGTATTTGGAGGGGTTAAAAACCATTGCCTTGGTCGCTTTCCCGTTGATTCTATTGCAATCGAGCCTTGCACATTTTTATATCCCAATTATTTTTGGGCAGAAGTGGATTCCTGCTATCCCAATTGTGGTGCTTATTTGCTTGTCAGCCTTACCCAGACCCTTTGCCGATGCCGCATCCCGACTACTTTGGGCTGTGGGAAAACCGAATATTGATCTGGGTTGGAGTGTCATTTTCTCAATCATTCTGACAATTAGTATTGTTCTCGGATTACCCGCAGGAATTATCGGCGTAGCCACCTCCGTCTTACTGGCTTGCATCATATTTTTACCCCTGTTTACCCTCTGGGCCAGCCACTATGTTTTTAAGTCCTCTCGAGTCTCTCAAGCCTGA
- a CDS encoding glycosyltransferase, producing MILVTVGTEQFPFDRLMSWINALIKQKFLDPAVEEILVQYGSCQVVPKGVQAAAVFPEDSFKTYIKQARVIISHCGEGSVYALAASGNPYILVPRHHAYQEHVDNHQEEWAKMLEKQGIAVAWELADLVRFLADPQVSGLVNLPSESISQMLTQRFG from the coding sequence ATGATTCTAGTCACAGTCGGAACTGAGCAATTTCCCTTTGATCGCTTAATGTCTTGGATTAACGCTCTCATTAAGCAGAAATTTCTTGATCCTGCCGTTGAGGAGATTCTGGTGCAGTACGGCAGTTGCCAGGTTGTGCCTAAGGGGGTTCAGGCTGCGGCTGTTTTTCCGGAAGATTCTTTTAAAACCTACATCAAACAAGCGCGGGTGATTATTTCCCATTGTGGTGAGGGGAGTGTGTATGCCCTGGCGGCTTCTGGAAATCCCTATATTCTGGTTCCCCGCCACCACGCGTATCAGGAGCATGTGGATAACCATCAGGAGGAGTGGGCCAAGATGCTAGAAAAACAAGGCATTGCCGTGGCCTGGGAACTGGCAGATTTAGTCCGATTTTTGGCTGATCCTCAGGTGTCTGGCCTCGTTAATCTACCTTCAGAATCTATTAGTCAGATGTTAACTCAACGGTTTGGATAG
- a CDS encoding glycosyltransferase family 2 protein, translating into MPLVSVIIPAFNAAHYLEQTLTSVIQQSLTDFEVLIIDDGSTDHTGEMVQAWVEQDQRIHYFYQANQGVSASRNYGIAQARGEFIAFLDADDLWYPDKLALQVKHLQSNPNLGVSFGRVNFLTKEGQPLGQLSTSPLVNLRPRDFLLGNPTTTSSNLLVRRATLTEIGGFDLEMRYAEDLEWLLRISCSQIWQIEGINQVLISYRTASGGLSSDLYQMEADWEIFLEKASIYAPGLIQADGSLARATHLRYLARRSLRLGLPPTVGLDFIWRAIRTDPRLWRQEPKQTLLTLIALYKKKWLF; encoded by the coding sequence ATGCCTTTAGTTTCGGTCATTATCCCAGCGTTCAATGCGGCTCATTACCTAGAGCAAACCCTTACATCGGTTATTCAGCAAAGCTTGACGGATTTTGAGGTCTTGATTATTGATGATGGTTCTACGGATCATACGGGAGAAATGGTCCAGGCCTGGGTGGAGCAGGATCAGCGCATTCACTACTTTTACCAGGCCAATCAGGGGGTTTCCGCAAGTCGTAACTATGGCATTGCCCAGGCCAGGGGAGAGTTTATTGCCTTTCTAGATGCCGATGATCTCTGGTATCCCGATAAACTGGCTCTGCAAGTCAAGCACCTCCAAAGCAATCCCAACCTAGGTGTGAGTTTTGGGCGGGTTAATTTCCTGACTAAGGAGGGTCAACCTCTGGGACAACTATCCACCTCGCCTCTGGTTAACCTACGGCCCCGAGACTTTTTGTTGGGCAATCCAACCACCACCAGTTCCAATCTCCTCGTTCGCCGGGCTACGTTGACGGAGATCGGTGGATTTGACCTGGAAATGCGGTATGCCGAAGACTTGGAATGGTTATTGCGGATCAGTTGTTCCCAAATCTGGCAGATTGAGGGCATTAATCAGGTTTTAATCAGCTACCGGACGGCCTCGGGCGGATTATCCAGTGATCTCTACCAAATGGAAGCCGATTGGGAAATTTTTCTCGAAAAAGCCAGCATTTATGCCCCAGGGTTGATCCAGGCCGATGGTTCTCTAGCGCGGGCGACTCATCTGCGTTATTTGGCCCGGCGATCCTTACGGCTCGGTTTGCCCCCAACGGTTGGCCTGGATTTTATTTGGCGGGCCATTAGGACTGATCCCCGGCTCTGGCGGCAAGAACCCAAGCAAACCCTGTTGACCTTAATCGCACTGTATAAGAAAAAATGGCTGTTCTAA
- the hemW gene encoding radical SAM family heme chaperone HemW, whose protein sequence is MESKSQSLVRPRAAYIHIPFCRRRCFYCDFPISVIGERAYGDSAPAICEYVAALLTEIDSTPNLGLPLNTIFFGGGTPSLLSPGQVAQILTQLAQKIGIDPNPEISLEVDPGTFTKSQIQGYQDCGVTRLSLGVQAFQDHLLQACGRFHRVKDIGQAVATIQEIGFENWSLDLISGLPGQSIEDWNDSLTSAIQLNPTHISAYDLVLEPTTVFGKKFHPGQTPLPDDDTTAEMYLLADQVLTSAGYDHYEISNYARPGFRCQHNQVYWRNESYYGFGLGATSYVEHRRLSRPKTRATYYQWLTGLPGHLTAIEPTSQFDRWLETLMLGLRLQDGVNLIELEKEFPQAWVKKLINLTETEPKLKIKTNKIHLTVPDGFLFSNQVLGQIWEIFDESEM, encoded by the coding sequence ATGGAGAGTAAAAGTCAGTCCTTGGTTAGGCCCCGTGCTGCTTATATCCACATTCCCTTTTGTCGGCGGCGGTGCTTTTACTGCGATTTTCCGATTTCGGTGATTGGAGAGCGGGCCTATGGGGATAGTGCTCCAGCGATCTGTGAATACGTGGCGGCATTACTCACAGAAATTGATTCCACCCCCAACTTGGGTTTACCCTTAAACACGATATTTTTTGGTGGTGGCACTCCCTCGCTATTGTCTCCAGGCCAAGTTGCTCAAATCCTGACTCAATTAGCCCAAAAAATCGGGATTGATCCGAATCCTGAAATTTCCTTAGAAGTAGATCCGGGCACGTTTACAAAGTCGCAAATTCAAGGCTATCAAGACTGTGGCGTGACGCGTTTGAGTTTGGGAGTACAAGCTTTTCAAGATCATTTACTCCAGGCCTGTGGGCGGTTTCATCGCGTGAAAGATATTGGGCAAGCGGTGGCGACGATTCAAGAGATTGGCTTTGAAAATTGGAGCTTAGATTTAATTTCCGGTTTGCCGGGCCAAAGCATAGAGGATTGGAACGATTCCTTAACTTCAGCGATTCAACTCAATCCGACTCACATTTCTGCCTATGATTTAGTCCTAGAGCCAACCACAGTTTTTGGAAAAAAATTTCACCCCGGACAGACTCCCCTCCCGGACGATGACACCACTGCCGAAATGTACCTGTTAGCGGATCAAGTACTCACCAGTGCCGGATATGACCATTATGAAATTTCTAACTATGCCCGGCCAGGGTTTCGCTGTCAGCATAATCAGGTTTATTGGCGAAATGAATCCTATTATGGCTTTGGCCTGGGGGCAACGAGTTATGTAGAGCATCGCCGTTTAAGTCGCCCTAAAACCAGAGCCACTTATTATCAATGGTTAACAGGTTTACCGGGTCATTTAACGGCCATTGAACCTACTTCCCAATTTGATCGCTGGTTAGAAACCTTAATGTTAGGCCTACGCTTACAAGATGGTGTTAATTTAATTGAGTTAGAAAAAGAGTTTCCACAGGCCTGGGTTAAAAAACTAATCAACTTGACTGAAACCGAGCCAAAATTAAAAATTAAAACTAATAAAATACACTTAACTGTTCCTGATGGGTTTCTTTTTTCCAATCAAGTCTTGGGTCAAATCTGGGAAATTTTCGATGAGAGTGAGATGTAG
- a CDS encoding glycosyltransferase family 2 protein encodes MPKVSVIVPVYQVEAYIADTIGSILGQTLTDFEVLLVDDGGQDRSIEICHSFTDPRIKIISQANRGLAGARNTGIRQAQGDYLAFLDGDDLWLSEKLAHHVAHLDANHHVGISFSYSAFIDQDGQPLGIYQTPQLTDIDPVQVICRNPISNGSTPVIRRQVLSDIGFPATIGDEIETWYFDETFRQSEDIECWLRIALTTSWQIAGLGEVLTLYRVNTGGLSANIENQLAAWERVITKTRSYAPDFIGKWESLARAYQLRYLARRAVRMRVGKTAVDLIKRAFQSDARILWQEPKRTLLTLAAAYFVKTLPESIYLWLENQAMTMTGTTPKKRLHQKPKDIRNSTVVQNNDSLDNKD; translated from the coding sequence ATGCCCAAAGTTTCAGTTATTGTGCCGGTGTACCAGGTCGAAGCCTATATTGCCGACACAATTGGCTCTATCCTTGGACAAACCTTGACTGACTTTGAAGTGCTGCTTGTTGATGACGGCGGCCAGGATCGGAGTATCGAAATTTGTCATAGCTTTACTGATCCAAGAATTAAAATCATCAGCCAGGCCAATCGAGGCTTAGCCGGGGCCAGAAATACCGGCATTCGTCAGGCGCAAGGGGACTATCTGGCCTTTTTGGATGGGGATGACCTCTGGTTGTCGGAGAAATTAGCCCACCATGTCGCCCACCTGGATGCGAATCATCATGTCGGGATCAGCTTCAGTTATTCGGCGTTCATTGATCAAGACGGTCAGCCCTTAGGCATCTATCAAACCCCTCAGTTAACTGATATTGATCCGGTTCAGGTCATTTGCCGCAACCCGATCAGCAATGGCTCAACCCCGGTGATTCGGCGACAAGTCTTGAGTGACATTGGCTTTCCGGCAACTATCGGTGATGAAATTGAAACCTGGTATTTTGATGAAACTTTTCGACAGTCAGAAGATATTGAATGCTGGTTACGGATTGCCTTGACGACCTCATGGCAAATTGCCGGACTGGGGGAAGTGCTCACCCTTTATCGCGTCAATACCGGCGGACTATCGGCCAACATTGAGAACCAACTGGCGGCCTGGGAACGGGTAATTACTAAAACTCGCAGCTATGCCCCAGATTTTATTGGAAAGTGGGAAAGCCTGGCCCGCGCCTATCAACTGCGATACCTGGCCCGGCGAGCAGTCAGAATGCGGGTGGGAAAAACAGCGGTGGACTTAATCAAGCGGGCTTTCCAAAGCGATGCGCGCATCCTCTGGCAAGAACCGAAGCGGACATTATTGACCCTCGCCGCAGCCTATTTTGTCAAAACTTTACCAGAATCCATCTATCTATGGTTAGAAAATCAGGCGATGACGATGACTGGAACCACCCCCAAAAAACGGCTGCACCAGAAACCCAAAGACATCCGTAATTCTACTGTTGTGCAGAACAATGATTCATTGGACAATAAAGACTAG
- a CDS encoding FAD-binding oxidoreductase, translating into MTDSLLKLPPQTLDKLEQFDQFWTNYRVSPPSFPQLITENPGQLVDINYDVAIAGGTLGIILAYALQKLGWRVIIIEKGILQGRVQEWNISRKELEILLELELLTASELELTIVTEYNPSRIGFKGGKDIWVRDVLNLGVSPIILLDLLKQKFLNAGGHTLEQTELQQAIVHPNGVEIHLRSNLQPTCQRIQARLLLDMMGHFSPIAAQARQGNRPDGICLVVGSCAQGLPQEEYGDLFYSFTQIKNACQYFWEAFPAKDGRTTYMFTYADLHPERLSFKQLFREYLSYLPQYQNIDIQEIKLQRALYGFFPSYQRSPLQTAWDRILQVGDSSGSQSPLSFGGFGALVRHLPRLVAGIDMALQWNLLSRSDLSLLQPYQPNLSVTWLFQEAMRIKIGSIYNPEAVNKLLAVTFAVMDNLGDPILKPFLQDVVQFPALTQTLWNMVLADPILVSKISMQVGLPSLLSWLQHFILLGSYDLGDRLGSHLKPFLVNLLPEHQYALASRLNSWKYGSGKDYS; encoded by the coding sequence ATGACCGATAGCCTCTTAAAACTACCCCCTCAAACCTTGGATAAGCTAGAGCAGTTTGATCAATTTTGGACTAACTATCGCGTATCCCCTCCATCATTTCCCCAATTAATAACAGAAAATCCGGGTCAGTTAGTTGATATTAATTATGATGTTGCGATTGCCGGCGGAACTCTAGGAATTATTCTTGCCTATGCTCTGCAAAAGCTCGGTTGGCGGGTAATCATAATTGAAAAAGGAATCTTACAGGGAAGAGTACAGGAATGGAATATTTCTCGGAAAGAATTAGAGATTTTACTGGAATTAGAGTTATTGACTGCTAGTGAATTAGAGTTGACCATCGTTACGGAATATAATCCGAGTCGCATTGGCTTTAAGGGCGGCAAAGATATTTGGGTGCGGGATGTATTGAATTTAGGGGTAAGTCCAATTATTTTGTTGGATTTACTCAAGCAAAAATTCCTCAATGCGGGTGGTCATACTTTAGAGCAAACAGAACTTCAGCAGGCCATCGTGCATCCCAATGGGGTTGAGATTCATCTCAGAAGTAATCTCCAGCCAACTTGTCAGAGGATTCAAGCGCGACTCTTACTGGACATGATGGGACATTTTTCACCAATCGCTGCCCAAGCCAGGCAAGGTAATCGCCCCGATGGTATTTGTTTAGTGGTTGGTAGCTGTGCCCAAGGATTGCCGCAGGAAGAGTATGGGGATTTGTTCTATTCTTTCACCCAGATTAAAAACGCCTGTCAATATTTCTGGGAGGCTTTCCCCGCCAAGGATGGTCGAACGACTTATATGTTCACCTATGCGGATTTGCATCCCGAACGCCTCAGTTTTAAGCAACTTTTCCGTGAATATTTAAGTTATTTACCGCAGTATCAAAATATAGATATTCAAGAAATCAAACTTCAACGAGCTTTGTACGGATTTTTTCCTTCCTATCAGCGATCACCGTTACAGACGGCATGGGATCGAATTTTACAGGTGGGTGATAGTAGTGGGAGTCAATCGCCGCTAAGTTTTGGTGGATTTGGGGCTTTGGTGCGACATCTCCCCCGATTAGTGGCAGGAATTGACATGGCATTGCAATGGAATTTATTGAGTCGCTCTGATTTAAGCTTGTTGCAGCCCTACCAACCTAACCTGTCTGTCACTTGGCTGTTCCAAGAAGCTATGCGGATCAAAATTGGAAGTATCTATAATCCTGAAGCCGTAAATAAACTCTTAGCAGTGACTTTTGCCGTTATGGATAATTTAGGCGATCCCATTCTTAAACCGTTTTTGCAAGATGTGGTGCAGTTCCCCGCCCTGACTCAGACCCTCTGGAACATGGTGCTAGCAGACCCAATTCTTGTTTCCAAAATTTCCATGCAGGTGGGTTTACCTAGTCTGCTAAGTTGGCTGCAACACTTTATTCTGTTAGGTAGCTATGATTTGGGTGATCGCCTTGGGAGTCATCTAAAACCCTTTTTAGTCAATCTTTTACCCGAACATCAGTACGCTCTAGCCAGTAGGCTTAATAGTTGGAAGTATGGCTCTGGTAAGGATTATTCTTAA
- the pssD gene encoding PssD/Cps14F family polysaccharide biosynthesis glycosyltransferase, producing MKILLVCSAGGHFKVMRELEHFWASHERVWVTFETSSSQILLKDETVFWAWSPTNRHLPNLMRNLCLAWKVVREEKPDLILSTGAGVAVPFIVLGHFLGIKTAFVESITRVDDLSLSARLAYPLLDALYVCWPELAAKYPKAEAITSRTQAQEVT from the coding sequence ATGAAAATTTTATTAGTTTGCTCCGCAGGTGGTCACTTCAAGGTGATGAGGGAATTGGAGCATTTTTGGGCTTCTCATGAACGAGTCTGGGTCACCTTTGAAACATCCAGTTCCCAAATCTTGCTCAAGGATGAGACAGTCTTTTGGGCCTGGTCACCAACCAATCGCCATTTGCCCAACTTAATGCGGAATTTATGCCTGGCCTGGAAGGTGGTGCGGGAAGAAAAGCCTGACCTAATTCTTTCAACGGGGGCTGGGGTTGCGGTTCCGTTTATTGTTTTGGGGCATTTCCTGGGAATTAAAACTGCGTTTGTGGAATCGATCACTCGAGTGGATGACTTGAGTTTGTCAGCCCGGCTAGCATATCCGTTGTTGGATGCTCTATATGTTTGCTGGCCAGAATTGGCGGCTAAATACCCCAAGGCAGAAGCGATTACATCTCGTACTCAGGCCCAAGAGGTCACATGA
- a CDS encoding glycosyltransferase family 2 protein, translating into MELTSSPSHDTLPLVSVIIPAYNAARFVQETLESVLGQTYQNLEVLVVDDGSNDNTVNIIEQLAQQDSRIILIQQENAGVAAARNAGILQAKGEFIAPVDADDIWYPEKLAKQVVKMLASPAAVGVVYCWSAMIDEKGQFTGGYFIGKQRGYVLPDLICQFFLGNASVPLIRRSCFETVGLYDQELRAQSAQGAEDYDISLRLAEYYQFEVVPEFLVGYRQVPGSMSYSVGTMERSLALLLQSIRQRHPEFPGAIFRWSQAGVYYWLGFRRKECGDYLGSLWLYGQAMLLDPPVVLKRSQFYKDILINFLSLILPFRMIISYLKEVRRKSRSQAEPLTLAELTASAEKYSPMYFEVYEQRLQTLNLAKPVTITSIN; encoded by the coding sequence ATGGAACTGACCTCATCGCCCAGCCATGATACTCTCCCTCTAGTATCCGTGATTATCCCGGCCTACAATGCGGCTCGCTTCGTCCAAGAAACCCTGGAGTCGGTGTTGGGACAAACGTATCAAAATCTGGAAGTCCTGGTGGTGGATGATGGCTCTAACGATAACACCGTCAATATTATTGAGCAATTGGCCCAACAGGACAGCCGGATCATTCTAATTCAGCAAGAAAACGCCGGTGTGGCTGCCGCCCGGAATGCCGGAATTCTCCAGGCCAAGGGAGAGTTCATTGCCCCGGTTGATGCGGACGATATTTGGTATCCGGAAAAGTTGGCCAAGCAAGTGGTTAAGATGTTGGCGAGTCCTGCTGCTGTGGGTGTGGTCTATTGCTGGTCGGCGATGATTGACGAAAAGGGGCAGTTTACGGGGGGCTATTTTATCGGCAAGCAGAGGGGCTATGTTTTACCAGATTTAATTTGCCAGTTTTTCTTGGGGAATGCCAGTGTGCCCTTGATCCGACGTAGCTGTTTTGAAACAGTCGGACTCTATGACCAGGAATTGCGGGCCCAATCAGCCCAAGGAGCCGAGGATTATGATATTTCCCTACGCTTGGCCGAATATTATCAGTTTGAGGTTGTGCCTGAATTTTTGGTTGGCTACCGTCAAGTTCCGGGGAGTATGTCCTATAGTGTGGGCACGATGGAGCGATCCTTGGCTCTTCTTTTGCAATCGATCCGCCAACGGCATCCAGAATTTCCGGGAGCTATTTTTCGCTGGTCTCAGGCTGGGGTGTATTACTGGTTGGGTTTCCGGAGAAAAGAATGCGGTGACTATCTCGGCTCCCTATGGCTCTATGGACAGGCCATGCTTTTAGATCCGCCTGTGGTGCTAAAGCGATCCCAGTTTTATAAAGATATCTTGATCAATTTTCTCTCTCTGATTTTACCTTTCAGGATGATCATTTCTTATCTCAAAGAGGTTAGACGTAAGTCACGGTCTCAGGCCGAACCGTTAACCCTGGCTGAATTAACCGCCAGTGCTGAGAAATATTCGCCCATGTATTTTGAAGTTTATGAACAGCGATTACAAACCTTGAATCTAGCCAAGCCGGTCACTATTACATCCATCAACTAA
- a CDS encoding DUF2358 domain-containing protein codes for MNLIEVVKQDYSRFPQAQSYEIYASDVFFKDPVYEFRGIDKYQKMIGFITYWFSNLKLELHDIHQKDAIIHTQWTMSWNAPLPWQPRISVTGRSELEVNAEGLIISHIDYWQCSRLDVVKQHFKF; via the coding sequence ATGAATCTGATCGAAGTTGTAAAGCAAGACTACAGTAGATTTCCCCAGGCCCAGTCCTACGAGATTTATGCCTCTGATGTTTTTTTTAAAGATCCAGTTTACGAGTTTCGAGGCATAGATAAATATCAAAAGATGATTGGGTTTATTACCTACTGGTTTTCTAATCTCAAATTGGAACTCCATGACATTCACCAAAAAGATGCAATTATTCATACCCAATGGACAATGAGTTGGAATGCCCCTTTACCTTGGCAGCCCCGCATTTCTGTTACAGGTCGCAGTGAGCTAGAAGTAAATGCTGAGGGCTTGATCATTTCTCACATCGACTATTGGCAATGTTCACGGTTAGATGTGGTGAAACAGCACTTTAAATTTTAG
- a CDS encoding sugar transferase yields the protein MAQLVQDLELLDKMLVSPESDIVHLGSGAWMKVPRHLVGAAAIDFSKLCHPFLSQEFLLETTMTNLTLDFSHTEAISGKGLAVLLEIQKLASSLNFVITGWNANPGLRSLLENIGLQCEWYSDISSVNNTQSIQPHPSVNSWGKRVIDILGAIVGLLIMAVLFIPIAIAIKLDSPGPIFFSQIRCGLLGERFRIWKFRSMIVNAEDLKDMIVNQAKGAWFKNDHDPRVTRVGSFLRKYSLDEIPQFWNVLCGEMSLIGTRPPTLDEIKFYDILKWKRLDVKPGLSGEWQVNGRSKIRSLDDVIQLDLDYQEKWSLMYDIKLILKTIFVVFNKDSGAV from the coding sequence ATGGCACAACTTGTTCAAGACTTGGAACTCCTGGATAAAATGCTTGTCTCTCCAGAGTCAGATATTGTTCACCTCGGTTCGGGAGCCTGGATGAAGGTTCCACGCCATTTAGTCGGGGCGGCGGCGATTGATTTTTCTAAGCTCTGTCACCCATTTTTATCGCAAGAATTTTTACTAGAGACAACCATGACCAATCTGACCCTAGACTTTAGCCATACAGAGGCAATTTCTGGGAAAGGGCTTGCGGTGCTACTGGAAATTCAGAAACTGGCCAGTAGCCTTAACTTTGTCATCACGGGCTGGAATGCGAATCCTGGCCTGCGATCACTTTTAGAAAACATTGGCTTGCAATGTGAATGGTACTCAGATATTAGTAGTGTGAACAATACTCAGAGTATCCAACCTCACCCCTCTGTTAATTCTTGGGGAAAGCGAGTCATTGATATTTTAGGGGCCATCGTTGGTTTGCTGATCATGGCGGTTCTATTTATTCCGATTGCCATTGCCATTAAACTCGATAGCCCAGGCCCCATTTTTTTCAGTCAAATTCGCTGTGGGTTGTTGGGTGAGCGATTTCGGATCTGGAAGTTTCGTTCTATGATTGTTAATGCTGAGGACTTGAAGGATATGATTGTCAATCAAGCCAAGGGGGCCTGGTTTAAGAACGATCATGATCCGCGAGTGACCCGCGTTGGCAGCTTTTTGCGTAAATATAGTTTGGATGAAATTCCCCAGTTTTGGAATGTGCTTTGTGGGGAGATGAGTTTAATTGGCACCCGTCCACCCACCCTGGATGAGATAAAGTTCTACGACATCTTAAAGTGGAAACGTCTGGACGTGAAGCCAGGCCTGAGTGGGGAATGGCAGGTCAATGGTCGTTCCAAAATCCGCAGTCTGGATGATGTCATTCAACTTGATTTGGACTATCAGGAAAAATGGAGCTTAATGTATGATATAAAGCTGATTTTGAAAACAATATTTGTGGTTTTTAATAAAGATTCAGGTGCTGTTTAA